Proteins from a single region of Undibacterium sp. KW1:
- a CDS encoding IS630 family transposase (programmed frameshift): MAKEIEDGAKRRVKAGRLLLQGRGCAEVALVVGVARNTVYTWKAILDEGGLDALRAVGGKGRPAQLDAMELGELRRCLLDSPTEHGFGTELWTLKRVRLLIERKFEVSFSEVHVWRILGALGFSNQKPERRAIERNEDAVQEFKKKTWPALKKKPSRENRLIVFIDESGISERPTRVRTWALKGKTPIIQFHFNWKHLSVIAGVTRKNYLFRFHEGSIKKEQIVEFLKALKAHLKQPLLIILDGLRAHKSKLVREYLDSTNGYIQIAFLPPYAPDLNPVEYLWAWLKRHALANFCPNNLAELQTIARNKLKSAQRRPSIIMACWKQAELW, translated from the exons ATGGCGAAAGAAATAGAAGATGGAGCAAAGCGACGAGTCAAGGCGGGTCGGCTTCTGCTGCAAGGCAGAGGGTGCGCCGAAGTAGCGCTGGTGGTCGGTGTAGCACGCAACACGGTATATACCTGGAAAGCCATACTCGATGAAGGAGGGCTTGACGCGCTGCGCGCAGTAGGTGGAAAGGGGCGGCCTGCACAACTTGATGCCATGGAATTAGGGGAGTTGCGGCGCTGCCTTCTCGATAGTCCGACGGAACATGGTTTTGGCACCGAGTTGTGGACACTTAAACGCGTGCGTCTACTTATTGAAAGAAAGTTCGAAGTGTCGTTCAGTGAAGTGCACGTTTGGCGCATTCTTGGCGCACTGGGATTCAGTAACCAAAAGCCGGAGCGTCGCGCCATCGAACGTAACGAAGATGCTGTACAGGAGTTCAAGAAAAAGACCTGGCCTGCGCTCAAAAAAAAGC CCTCGAGAGAGAATCGACTGATTGTATTCATCGACGAGTCCGGAATCAGCGAACGGCCTACCCGTGTGCGTACTTGGGCACTCAAAGGGAAAACGCCGATTATTCAGTTTCATTTCAACTGGAAACATTTGTCCGTGATTGCAGGTGTGACCAGGAAGAACTACTTGTTCCGCTTCCACGAGGGTAGCATCAAGAAGGAGCAAATTGTCGAGTTTCTCAAGGCGCTCAAAGCGCATTTGAAGCAGCCGCTGTTGATCATCCTCGATGGGCTCAGGGCGCACAAATCGAAACTGGTGCGCGAATACCTCGACAGCACCAATGGGTACATTCAAATCGCATTCCTGCCCCCGTATGCGCCGGACCTCAATCCTGTCGAATATCTCTGGGCCTGGCTCAAGCGACATGCGTTGGCAAACTTCTGCCCGAACAACCTCGCCGAATTGCAAACAATTGCCCGCAATAAACTCAAAAGCGCACAACGCCGTCCATCCATCATCATGGCATGTTGGAAGCAGGCGGAGTTGTGGTGA